A single Syntrophobacterales bacterium DNA region contains:
- a CDS encoding glyceraldehyde-3-phosphate dehydrogenase, which yields MSKVEVFENRPAVLGINGLGRIGKLTLWHHVGRKYFKEIIVNVGREVGKEMSALVQTIEKDATYGLLHTFLYGIRAERLIEIVDESKGKLMIDGIPVTVLREARNPKDIPWRDYGVEVVAECTGKFGDPTAPFDGEKGSIKGHLAGGAKVVINSSAFKIKNKALKMPDDAITLIYGINHHAFDHKKHRLISAASCTTTGLAHMVKPLLENKDTSMILTASMSTVHAVTNTQNVLDTVPKAGEKDLRKNRSILNNIILTSTNAADALSQVIPEVKEIGFMADSIRVPTSTESLIVLNATFQPRMNKDGSAPSITTKSINGLYKKVAESDPERLVRYTEEQNVSTDLIGVNAAIVIEGQFNHSRTAFMSIDLSQVPNLPETAVQALKSEPIRVPVVHAKIFGWYDNEYGSYTNRMGDLTVHTHKQLS from the coding sequence ATGAGTAAGGTAGAGGTGTTTGAAAATAGACCGGCTGTCCTCGGAATCAATGGACTGGGAAGAATCGGGAAATTGACGCTGTGGCATCATGTGGGCAGAAAATATTTCAAAGAAATCATAGTGAATGTGGGACGCGAAGTGGGGAAGGAGATGTCGGCCCTGGTCCAGACTATTGAGAAGGATGCCACATATGGGCTGCTCCACACATTTCTTTATGGCATAAGGGCGGAGAGACTTATTGAGATAGTCGATGAGAGCAAAGGCAAGCTTATGATAGATGGGATACCAGTTACCGTGCTCCGCGAGGCAAGAAATCCAAAAGATATTCCATGGCGCGACTACGGAGTTGAAGTTGTTGCCGAATGTACAGGTAAGTTCGGAGATCCGACTGCCCCGTTCGATGGAGAAAAGGGTTCCATCAAGGGACATCTGGCAGGAGGAGCGAAAGTTGTGATAAATTCCTCGGCCTTCAAGATCAAAAATAAGGCTCTGAAGATGCCCGATGATGCTATCACGCTGATATACGGGATCAACCATCATGCCTTTGACCACAAAAAACACAGACTTATATCGGCGGCTTCGTGCACAACGACGGGACTTGCGCACATGGTGAAGCCATTGCTTGAAAATAAAGATACGAGCATGATCCTTACCGCTTCCATGTCCACAGTCCATGCGGTCACCAACACCCAGAATGTGCTGGATACCGTGCCTAAAGCGGGAGAAAAGGACCTGCGGAAGAACAGAAGCATTCTCAATAATATTATTCTTACGTCGACCAACGCGGCAGACGCATTATCTCAGGTAATTCCCGAGGTCAAAGAGATCGGATTCATGGCTGACTCCATCAGGGTCCCCACAAGCACGGAATCGCTTATAGTGCTGAATGCCACGTTCCAGCCTCGCATGAACAAAGACGGAAGTGCGCCGTCCATAACGACGAAGAGTATCAATGGTCTTTACAAAAAGGTTGCTGAGAGCGACCCTGAGCGTCTGGTGCGTTACACGGAAGAGCAAAATGTTTCTACGGACCTCATCGGTGTGAATGCGGCCATAGTGATTGAGGGGCAGTTCAACCACAGTCGTACAGCCTTTATGTCGATTGACCTCTCTCAGGTGCCGAACCTCCCAGAGACGGCGGTACAGGCGCTGAAGAGTGAGCCGATCAGAGTGCCCGTTGTTCACGCAAAGATTTTCGGATGGTATGATAATGAATACGGAAGCTACACAAACAGGATGGGAGACCTGACAGTTCATACTCATAAGCAGCTTTCATAG
- a CDS encoding electron transfer flavoprotein subunit beta/FixA family protein — translation MKIVACIKQVPDTEAEVKWDVPKGILNREAMDSVTNPFDEFALEEALLTKENYDGEIVAITMGPDKSADVLRNALALTVDSVYQLTDPAFAGSDTFATASVIAAAVKKIGDVDVVFCGKQSTDGNTGVVGSQIASILGFTQLTYVSKIRSIDAGAKKMVVERAIEGGTEVVEAKMPAVISVIKGINEPRLPNLMGIRKAAKIPIPQWSADDLGIDKAKVGTAGSCTKVVGIVVPPPRGAGEVLKGEVEEVTTALVDKLIDLKVIK, via the coding sequence GTGAAAATAGTAGCATGTATAAAACAGGTTCCCGACACCGAAGCAGAGGTGAAATGGGATGTTCCAAAGGGTATCCTGAATAGAGAAGCAATGGATTCAGTTACCAATCCCTTCGACGAATTCGCGCTAGAGGAAGCTTTACTCACAAAAGAAAACTACGACGGCGAAATCGTCGCGATTACTATGGGTCCCGATAAGTCTGCCGATGTACTAAGAAACGCCCTTGCCCTGACTGTAGATTCAGTCTACCAGCTTACCGATCCCGCATTTGCAGGTTCGGATACGTTTGCTACCGCGAGCGTTATTGCCGCTGCCGTAAAGAAAATCGGCGATGTGGATGTGGTGTTTTGCGGAAAGCAGTCGACGGACGGTAATACGGGCGTTGTAGGGTCACAGATCGCTTCCATCCTTGGTTTTACCCAGTTGACATACGTATCCAAGATTCGATCAATTGACGCCGGCGCCAAAAAAATGGTAGTAGAAAGAGCCATAGAGGGCGGCACCGAAGTTGTTGAGGCCAAAATGCCTGCAGTGATATCGGTCATCAAGGGTATCAACGAACCACGTCTGCCCAACCTCATGGGTATCAGAAAGGCTGCCAAAATCCCCATTCCCCAGTGGTCAGCTGATGATCTCGGGATAGACAAGGCCAAAGTAGGCACCGCCGGTTCCTGCACGAAAGTCGTGGGGATCGTCGTACCTCCTCCGAGAGGAGCAGGCGAGGTTCTTAAAGGCGAGGTTGAAGAAGTCACAACTGCCCTCGTCGATAAACTAATAGACTTGAAAGTCATAAAATAA
- a CDS encoding electron transfer flavoprotein subunit alpha/FixB family protein — translation MANDVWVYIEHKHEDISPMSFELLGIGKTLADGLGAGLCAFMVGENVNAIAEEAFKYGASKVYAVDGAVFKGFRPDAYSKAAAFLLDKHKPSIALFRATSQGSDVSAATSALLQSGICTDTIDLAIDGGKLQMTRAAFGGSYTITVVNEKDSTQIATVRPKAFAMPEKDASKSGELIKEDFAVAEDDLRTKVLEFVKAETQVNLVEADIIIAGGRGVGKPEGFTTLKELADILGGAVGASRAAVDSDWIPYEHQVGQTGKTVKPKIYIACGISGAIQHLAGMRTSDCIVAINKDIDAPIFKAATYGIVADYNAIVPKLIVKFKSKLNK, via the coding sequence ATGGCTAACGATGTATGGGTATATATAGAGCATAAGCACGAAGATATTTCCCCCATGTCCTTTGAGCTCCTGGGGATTGGTAAGACACTGGCGGATGGTCTCGGAGCGGGTCTCTGCGCTTTTATGGTAGGCGAGAATGTTAATGCCATCGCGGAAGAAGCATTTAAGTATGGTGCGTCAAAAGTGTATGCAGTTGACGGAGCCGTTTTCAAAGGATTCAGACCAGACGCCTATTCAAAGGCGGCTGCTTTCCTTCTTGACAAACACAAACCGAGCATAGCACTGTTCAGAGCAACAAGTCAGGGATCCGATGTATCAGCAGCCACGTCTGCATTACTTCAGAGCGGTATCTGCACAGACACCATCGATCTTGCCATTGACGGAGGAAAACTCCAGATGACAAGGGCTGCATTCGGCGGCAGCTACACCATTACTGTAGTCAATGAAAAAGACTCAACTCAGATCGCCACAGTGAGACCGAAGGCTTTCGCCATGCCCGAGAAAGATGCATCAAAGAGCGGTGAACTGATCAAAGAAGACTTTGCAGTGGCAGAAGATGATCTAAGAACAAAAGTGCTCGAATTCGTCAAGGCAGAAACCCAGGTCAACCTGGTAGAAGCCGATATCATCATAGCGGGCGGCAGAGGCGTTGGAAAACCAGAAGGATTTACAACCCTCAAAGAGCTTGCCGATATATTGGGCGGAGCAGTCGGCGCCTCCCGTGCGGCTGTCGATTCAGATTGGATACCTTACGAACACCAGGTAGGGCAAACTGGCAAAACAGTGAAGCCTAAAATTTACATCGCGTGCGGCATTTCGGGCGCAATCCAGCACCTCGCAGGTATGAGGACATCAGATTGCATAGTGGCAATCAATAAAGATATTGACGCCCCGATCTTCAAAGCCGCCACATACGGTATTGTGGCCGACTACAATGCGATCGTGCCCAAACTGATTGTAAAATTTAAGAGCAAACTAAACAAGTAA